One Amycolatopsis thermophila DNA segment encodes these proteins:
- a CDS encoding acylphosphatase: MGDVTGEQDSVRLTAWVSGRVQGVGFRWWTRCRALELGLVGSARNLDDGRVRVLAEGSESHCQQLLGLLRSTSSPGRVDHVVEHWSAAQGGLEGFVEE; the protein is encoded by the coding sequence ATGGGGGACGTGACGGGTGAACAGGACAGCGTCCGGCTCACGGCGTGGGTCAGCGGACGCGTGCAGGGCGTGGGTTTCCGCTGGTGGACGCGATGCCGGGCGCTCGAGCTCGGCCTTGTGGGCAGCGCGCGGAACCTCGACGACGGCCGTGTTCGGGTGTTGGCGGAGGGTAGTGAAAGCCACTGTCAGCAGCTACTCGGCCTGCTGCGCTCAACATCATCACCCGGTCGTGTGGATCATGTCGTCGAACACTGGTCGGCGGCGCAGGGCGGCCTGGAGGGCTTCGTGGAGGAGTGA
- a CDS encoding response regulator, whose amino-acid sequence MTGQAGTVLVVDDEPQIVRALRINLTARGYQVVTAHDGAAALRAVADTKPDVVVLDLGLPDIDGTDVISGLRGWTTVPIIVLSARGESPDKVKALDLGADDYVTKPFGMDELLARLRAALRRSAVHSPEGEALVETSSFTLDLLAKKVHRDGVEVHLTKTEWGVLELLVRNRGRLVAQKQLLREVWGPAYENESHYLRVYLAQLRRKLEREPSRPRHLITEPGMGYRFEA is encoded by the coding sequence GTGACCGGGCAGGCCGGCACGGTCCTGGTGGTCGACGACGAACCGCAGATCGTGCGCGCGCTGCGGATCAACCTGACCGCCCGCGGGTACCAGGTGGTCACGGCGCACGACGGCGCGGCGGCGCTGCGCGCGGTGGCCGACACGAAGCCCGACGTCGTGGTGCTGGACCTGGGGTTGCCGGACATCGACGGCACGGACGTCATCAGCGGGCTGCGCGGGTGGACGACGGTGCCGATCATCGTGCTGTCCGCGCGGGGCGAGTCGCCGGACAAGGTCAAGGCGCTGGACCTGGGTGCCGACGACTACGTGACGAAGCCGTTCGGGATGGACGAGCTGCTGGCGCGGCTGCGCGCGGCGCTGCGGCGCTCGGCGGTGCACTCGCCCGAGGGCGAGGCACTGGTCGAGACCTCGTCGTTCACGTTGGACCTGCTGGCGAAGAAGGTGCACCGCGACGGCGTCGAGGTGCACCTGACCAAGACCGAGTGGGGTGTGCTGGAGCTGCTGGTACGCAACCGCGGCCGGCTGGTGGCGCAGAAACAGCTGCTGCGCGAGGTGTGGGGCCCGGCGTACGAGAACGAGTCGCACTACCTGCGGGTCTACCTGGCCCAGCTGCGCCGGAAGCTGGAACGCGAGCCCTCCCGCCCACGGCACCTGATCACCGAGCCGGGAATGGGCTACCGCTTCGAGGCGTGA
- a CDS encoding DUF4118 domain-containing protein has translation MDVEKDPPRRGELRIYLGAAPGVGKTYAMLGEARRRHDRGTDVVVGLVETHGRVKTAQLLDGLETVPRRAITYRGREFDELDVDAVLARAPEVAVVDELAHSNAPGSRNEKRWQDIEELLEAGVDVLSTVNVQHLESLGDVVERITGVGQQETVPDDVVRRAEQVELVDITPQALRRRLAHGNVYPAERIDAALGNYFRTGNLTALRELALLWLADQVDVALQRYRAEQRITDTWEARERVVVAITGGPESETLVRRGSRIAARAGADLLVLHVLRGDGLSALGQVETGRYRKLADQLGGTFHTVVGDDVPAALLDFAGGVNATQLVLGTSRRSRVARLFDEGIGASVVRRSGQIDVHMVTHDEAGGRWRSWLGRRSPLAPSRLLIGWVLAFAAPALATLTGVLLRGELDFSTDVVDYFLATVVVALVGGLGPALVAALLSAGLLNFFFTEPLYTLTVHAQTNVTTLVAMVLVAVLVALVVDRAARRATQAAQARTEAALLASYARTVLTHAEPLPRLLEKVRENFGMDCVVLLERRDGRWQVAEHAGANPCGKPDEADVDIPVTADVHLTLRGRALPAADRRALEAAAGQALLALRQQRMAAAQAEAERQAEATQLRTALLSALGHDLRTPLTSIKASIGSLRAHDIELSPEDTEELLEAAEESTDRLARLVNNLLDSSRLAAGAVRTHLRPVGYDEVVAHALSDVDGSEPVAVEVDERLPAVQADPGLLERVVANVLDNALRHGGGPVAVRGSAYAEWVELRIVDHGRGLRKGASETAFAPFQRLGDRDATPGVGLGLSVAKGFTEAMGGTIRAEDTPGGGLTVVVALKACQAPDVVSAVLKEVAP, from the coding sequence GTGGACGTCGAGAAGGACCCGCCGCGCCGGGGAGAGCTGCGCATCTACCTCGGTGCCGCACCCGGCGTGGGCAAGACCTACGCCATGCTGGGCGAGGCGCGCCGCCGCCACGACCGCGGCACCGACGTGGTCGTCGGACTGGTCGAGACCCACGGCCGGGTGAAGACCGCGCAGCTGCTCGACGGGCTGGAAACCGTGCCGCGGCGTGCGATCACCTACCGCGGGCGCGAGTTCGACGAGCTGGACGTGGACGCGGTGCTCGCCCGCGCCCCGGAGGTGGCCGTCGTGGACGAGCTGGCGCACAGCAACGCGCCCGGCTCGCGCAACGAGAAACGCTGGCAGGACATCGAGGAGCTGCTCGAGGCCGGCGTCGACGTGCTGTCCACGGTCAACGTGCAGCACCTGGAGAGCCTGGGCGACGTGGTCGAACGCATCACCGGGGTCGGGCAGCAGGAGACCGTGCCCGACGACGTCGTGCGCCGGGCCGAGCAGGTGGAGCTGGTCGACATCACGCCCCAGGCGCTGCGGCGGCGGCTGGCGCACGGCAACGTCTACCCCGCCGAGCGCATCGACGCGGCGCTGGGCAACTACTTCCGCACCGGCAACCTCACGGCGCTGCGCGAGCTGGCGCTGTTGTGGCTGGCCGACCAGGTGGACGTGGCGCTGCAGCGCTACCGCGCCGAGCAGCGGATCACCGACACGTGGGAGGCGCGCGAACGGGTGGTCGTGGCGATCACCGGCGGGCCGGAGAGCGAGACGCTGGTCCGGCGCGGCAGCCGCATCGCCGCGCGGGCCGGGGCGGACCTGCTGGTGCTGCACGTCCTGCGCGGCGACGGGCTGTCCGCGCTCGGGCAGGTCGAAACCGGCCGCTACCGCAAACTCGCGGATCAGCTGGGCGGCACGTTCCACACCGTCGTCGGTGACGACGTCCCGGCGGCGCTTCTCGACTTCGCAGGCGGTGTCAACGCCACCCAGCTCGTGCTGGGCACGTCCCGGCGATCGCGGGTGGCGCGGCTGTTCGACGAGGGCATCGGCGCGTCGGTGGTGCGGCGGTCCGGGCAGATCGACGTGCACATGGTCACCCACGACGAGGCCGGCGGGCGGTGGCGGTCGTGGCTGGGGCGGCGCAGCCCCCTGGCGCCGTCGCGGCTGCTGATCGGGTGGGTGCTGGCGTTCGCGGCGCCGGCGCTGGCCACGCTCACCGGGGTGCTGCTGCGCGGCGAGCTGGACTTCTCCACCGACGTCGTGGACTACTTCCTCGCCACGGTCGTGGTCGCGCTCGTCGGCGGGCTGGGCCCGGCTCTGGTGGCCGCGCTGCTGTCGGCCGGGCTGCTGAACTTCTTCTTCACCGAACCGCTCTACACGCTGACCGTGCACGCGCAGACCAACGTCACCACGCTGGTCGCGATGGTCCTGGTCGCTGTGCTGGTCGCGCTGGTGGTGGACCGCGCGGCGCGGCGGGCCACGCAGGCGGCGCAGGCGCGGACCGAGGCCGCGTTGCTGGCGTCCTACGCGCGCACCGTGCTGACCCACGCCGAGCCGTTGCCGCGGCTGCTGGAGAAGGTGCGCGAGAACTTCGGCATGGACTGCGTGGTGCTGCTGGAAAGGCGGGACGGCCGGTGGCAGGTCGCCGAGCACGCCGGTGCCAACCCGTGCGGGAAGCCGGACGAGGCCGATGTGGACATCCCGGTCACCGCCGACGTGCACCTGACCTTGCGCGGCCGGGCGTTGCCGGCGGCTGACCGCCGGGCGCTGGAGGCGGCGGCCGGGCAGGCGCTGCTCGCGCTGCGGCAGCAGCGGATGGCCGCGGCTCAGGCCGAAGCGGAGCGGCAGGCCGAGGCGACCCAGCTGCGCACGGCGCTGCTGTCCGCGCTGGGGCACGACCTGCGCACGCCGCTGACCTCGATCAAGGCGTCGATCGGGAGCCTGCGGGCGCACGACATCGAGTTGTCGCCGGAGGACACCGAGGAGCTGCTGGAAGCGGCGGAGGAGTCGACCGACCGGCTCGCGCGGCTGGTGAACAACCTGCTCGACTCGTCGCGGCTCGCGGCCGGGGCGGTGCGCACCCACCTGCGGCCGGTCGGCTACGACGAGGTCGTGGCGCACGCGCTGTCGGATGTGGACGGTTCGGAGCCGGTGGCCGTCGAGGTGGACGAGCGGCTGCCCGCGGTGCAGGCCGATCCCGGACTGCTGGAGCGGGTGGTCGCGAACGTGCTGGACAACGCGCTGCGGCACGGTGGCGGTCCGGTGGCGGTGCGCGGTTCGGCCTACGCGGAGTGGGTCGAGCTGCGCATCGTCGACCACGGGCGGGGTTTGCGGAAGGGTGCTTCGGAGACGGCGTTCGCCCCGTTCCAGCGGCTGGGGGACCGGGACGCGACACCCGGTGTCGGGCTGGGCTTGTCCGTGGCGAAGGGGTTCACCGAGGCGATGGGCGGCACCATCCGAGCCGAGGACACCCCCGGTGGTGGGCTGACGGTGGTCGTGGCCCTCAAGGCGTGCCAGGCCCCGGACGTGGTGTCGGCGGTGCTGAAGGAGGTGGCGCCGTGA
- a CDS encoding potassium-transporting ATPase subunit C, translating into MVRSLLKQTAAGLRVLLVFTVLLGVVYPFGVWAVSRIPGLHDHAEGSLVTVHGQVVGSSLIGIDPVPADPAHDPFFHTRPTATDDPSVSGGSNQGGFNEDLVATVGERKAAVARREGVSPDAVPADAVTASASGLDPTISVAYADLQVPRVARNTGLPESEVRQLVADDTTGHGLGIPGVNVLHLNVAIRQAAGS; encoded by the coding sequence ATGGTGAGGTCGTTGCTCAAGCAGACCGCCGCGGGACTGCGGGTGCTGCTGGTGTTCACGGTGCTGCTGGGGGTGGTCTACCCGTTCGGCGTGTGGGCGGTGTCCCGGATCCCCGGCCTGCACGACCACGCCGAGGGGTCGCTCGTGACGGTGCACGGCCAGGTCGTGGGGTCCTCGCTCATCGGCATCGACCCGGTGCCCGCGGATCCGGCGCACGACCCGTTCTTCCACACCCGGCCCACCGCGACGGACGACCCGTCGGTGTCCGGCGGGTCCAACCAGGGCGGGTTCAACGAGGACCTGGTCGCCACCGTCGGGGAGCGCAAGGCGGCCGTCGCGCGGCGCGAAGGCGTCTCACCGGACGCGGTGCCGGCCGACGCGGTGACCGCGTCGGCGTCGGGACTGGACCCCACGATCAGCGTGGCCTACGCCGATCTGCAGGTGCCGCGCGTCGCGCGCAACACCGGGTTGCCCGAGTCCGAGGTGCGGCAGCTGGTCGCGGACGACACGACCGGCCACGGCCTCGGCATCCCCGGGGTGAACGTGCTGCACCTCAACGTCGCGATCCGCCAGGCCGCCGGTTCCTAG